The following proteins are co-located in the Polymorphospora rubra genome:
- a CDS encoding D-Ala-D-Ala carboxypeptidase family metallohydrolase, which produces MFRRASKILAALVLTAAATLVGTTVGASPAYADGCYTWGRTLQQGASGEDVRQLQIRVAGYPGYNSQIAIDGVFGPATRSAVIRFQQAYGLAADGVAGPNTFNRIYALQDNDCTPINFSYAELNKCNSNWSGGAVSAATARANALVSMWKLQALRHALGSQSIRVTSGFRSYSCNSAVGGASNSRHLYGDGVDLGAGPHSLCRLAQQARYHGFRQILGPGYPGHNDHTHVAAVGGWSAPSCGM; this is translated from the coding sequence ATGTTCAGACGTGCTTCGAAGATCCTCGCGGCACTCGTACTCACGGCCGCGGCCACGCTCGTCGGCACCACCGTCGGCGCGTCCCCCGCCTACGCCGACGGCTGCTACACCTGGGGCCGCACCCTGCAGCAGGGCGCGTCCGGCGAGGACGTACGGCAGCTCCAGATCCGGGTCGCCGGCTACCCCGGCTACAACTCCCAGATCGCCATCGACGGCGTCTTCGGCCCGGCCACCCGCTCGGCGGTGATCCGCTTCCAGCAGGCGTACGGACTGGCCGCCGACGGCGTCGCCGGACCGAACACCTTCAACCGCATCTACGCGCTCCAGGACAACGACTGCACGCCGATCAACTTCAGCTACGCCGAGCTCAACAAGTGCAACAGCAACTGGTCCGGCGGCGCGGTGTCGGCCGCGACGGCACGTGCCAACGCGCTGGTCAGCATGTGGAAGCTCCAGGCACTGCGGCACGCCCTCGGTAGCCAGTCGATCCGGGTCACCAGCGGCTTCCGCAGCTATTCCTGCAACAGCGCGGTCGGCGGCGCGAGCAACAGCCGACACCTCTACGGCGACGGCGTCGACCTGGGCGCCGGGCCGCACAGCCTGTGCCGGCTCGCCCAGCAGGCCCGTTACCACGGCTTCCGGCAGATCCTCGGCCCCGGCTACCCCGGCCACAACGACCACACCCACGTCGCCGCGGTAGGCGGCTGGTCCGCCCCGTCCTGCGGCATGTGA
- a CDS encoding pentapeptide repeat-containing protein — MPPSRSRARPSKVSAEPARPKPPTALDAAVLPDHDLVTEAGYERLGFVDLDLSARDAESVEFTQCRLRNTTLSGTVLSRARLTDCLVETSDWANLRMPSATLLRVRLADSRMTGFTLVDAVARDAVFDGCRMDLSGWRFTRFTAVRFEGCNLTGADFTGADLSGASFVGCDLTGARFDNATMTGTRFRDCVLLDVAGVTSWRGAVVEAADLIQLAHVFADALGVRITPDP; from the coding sequence GTGCCGCCGTCCCGATCACGCGCCCGCCCGTCGAAGGTGTCCGCCGAGCCGGCCCGGCCGAAGCCACCCACCGCGCTGGACGCGGCCGTGCTGCCCGACCACGACCTGGTGACCGAGGCCGGCTACGAGCGGCTCGGCTTCGTCGACCTCGACCTCTCGGCCCGCGACGCCGAGTCGGTCGAGTTCACCCAGTGCCGGCTGCGTAACACCACGCTGTCCGGCACCGTCCTTTCCCGGGCGCGGCTGACCGACTGCCTGGTCGAGACCAGCGACTGGGCCAACCTGAGGATGCCCTCGGCGACGCTGCTGCGGGTCCGGCTCGCCGACTCGCGGATGACCGGCTTCACCCTCGTCGACGCGGTGGCCCGCGACGCGGTGTTCGACGGGTGCCGGATGGATCTGTCGGGCTGGCGGTTCACCCGGTTCACCGCCGTACGGTTCGAGGGCTGCAACCTCACCGGTGCCGACTTCACCGGGGCGGACCTGAGCGGGGCGTCGTTCGTCGGCTGCGATCTGACCGGCGCCCGGTTCGACAACGCCACGATGACCGGCACCCGGTTCCGGGACTGCGTGCTGCTGGACGTCGCGGGGGTGACGAGCTGGCGGGGCGCGGTCGTCGAGGCGGCCGACCTCATCCAGTTGGCCCACGTCTTCGCCGACGCCCTGGGCGTACGCATCACCCCCGACCCCTGA